A region from the Microbacterium lacus genome encodes:
- a CDS encoding D-alanine--D-alanine ligase family protein — protein MDRPAVVVLFGGRSSEHSISSATAGGVLRAIPRDRYAVIPVGITREGVFVLEDDDPDKFALDADRLPEVIDNGSRILWPEGGGDRTLRVRRADGDIADLGNVDVVLPILHGVHGEDGTVQGFLDTLELPYAGGGVLDSALCMDKHFMKIVLRSAGVPVSPWVTVTAAGWARDPDAVRADAVALGLPLFVKPARAGSSVGVSKVAAPDELDDALRVAFAEDEKVLIETAIVGREVEVAILEGRRGGRARASLPGEIVLTTREFYDFEGKYLGGDGAEVVCPAELTDAEIAAIQELGIRAFEAVEGRGLARVDFFLASDGLVVNELNTMPGFTPISMFPKCWIASGMTYPELIAELIDTALERA, from the coding sequence ATGGACAGGCCGGCGGTGGTGGTGCTCTTTGGAGGTCGCTCCAGCGAACACTCGATCAGTTCCGCAACGGCGGGCGGCGTTCTCCGCGCGATTCCGCGTGACCGCTACGCGGTGATCCCGGTCGGGATCACCCGCGAGGGTGTGTTCGTCCTCGAGGACGACGATCCCGACAAGTTCGCCCTCGACGCCGACCGGCTTCCGGAGGTCATCGACAACGGCTCCCGGATCCTGTGGCCCGAAGGCGGTGGCGATCGGACGCTGCGCGTGCGCCGCGCGGACGGTGACATCGCCGATCTCGGGAACGTCGATGTCGTCCTGCCGATCCTGCACGGCGTGCACGGCGAGGACGGCACCGTCCAGGGGTTCCTGGACACCCTCGAGCTGCCGTACGCCGGTGGCGGGGTGCTGGATTCGGCGCTGTGCATGGACAAGCACTTCATGAAGATCGTGCTCCGGTCAGCGGGCGTGCCGGTCTCTCCGTGGGTGACCGTGACGGCCGCCGGTTGGGCGCGCGATCCCGACGCAGTGCGGGCGGACGCCGTGGCCCTGGGTCTTCCGTTGTTCGTCAAGCCCGCGCGCGCGGGTTCGAGCGTGGGTGTGTCCAAGGTCGCCGCGCCCGATGAGCTGGACGACGCCCTCCGGGTCGCCTTCGCGGAGGACGAGAAGGTCCTCATCGAGACGGCGATCGTCGGGCGCGAAGTGGAGGTCGCGATCCTCGAAGGCCGCCGCGGTGGCCGCGCGCGGGCGTCGCTCCCGGGCGAGATCGTCCTCACGACGCGCGAGTTCTACGATTTCGAGGGGAAGTACCTCGGCGGCGACGGGGCCGAGGTGGTGTGCCCCGCCGAGCTGACCGACGCCGAGATCGCCGCGATCCAGGAGCTCGGCATCCGCGCGTTCGAAGCCGTCGAGGGGCGGGGACTCGCGCGGGTCGACTTCTTCCTCGCGTCCGACGGGCTCGTCGTGAACGAGCTGAACACGATGCCCGGGTTCACGCCGATCTCGATGTTCCCGAAGTGCTGGATCGCGTCCGGCATGACCTACCCCGAGCTGATCGCCGAGCTGATCGACACTGCGCTCGAGCGCGCCTAA
- the murA gene encoding UDP-N-acetylglucosamine 1-carboxyvinyltransferase → MKTLLDDQARSKATGGGMTGETLAIRGGRPLTGRVEVKGAKNLATKAMVAALLGETVSVLRDVPDISDVQVVRSLLEVHGVTVQQGDEEGSLVFDPSGAVSAHFEEIDAHAGASRIPILFCGPLLHLLGEALIPDLGGCRIGDRPINFHMDALRAFGAIVDKTYEGIRITAPNGLHGADIELPYPSVGATEQVLLTAVRAKGVTELRNAAIEPEIMDLIAVLQKMGAIISYEPNRVILIEGVESLRGYDHRCIFDRNEAASWACAALATDGDIYVGGAKQQEMLTFLNVYRKAGGEFDVHEDGIRFRRGSALKPVVVETDVHPGFMTDWQQPLIVALTQAPGTSIVHETVYENRLGFTEALVQMGADIVVHPQGIDSPDRRVPRRALEQAAVINGPTPLHGADVVVPDLRGGYSYLIAALAAEGESVVRNVGIIRRGYEKLFTKLDALGADFDVIG, encoded by the coding sequence ATGAAGACGCTTCTGGACGACCAGGCACGATCGAAGGCGACAGGGGGCGGCATGACCGGTGAGACGCTCGCGATCCGCGGCGGTCGCCCACTGACCGGACGCGTGGAGGTCAAGGGCGCGAAGAACCTCGCCACGAAGGCGATGGTGGCGGCACTCCTCGGAGAGACGGTCAGCGTCCTGCGCGACGTGCCCGACATCAGCGACGTACAGGTCGTCCGGTCCCTGCTCGAGGTGCACGGCGTGACCGTGCAGCAGGGTGACGAGGAAGGCTCCCTCGTATTCGACCCGAGCGGGGCCGTCTCGGCGCATTTCGAGGAGATCGACGCGCACGCGGGGGCCTCCCGCATCCCGATCCTCTTCTGCGGCCCGCTGCTGCACCTCCTCGGCGAAGCCCTCATCCCCGACCTCGGCGGCTGCCGGATCGGCGACCGCCCCATCAATTTCCACATGGACGCACTCCGCGCGTTCGGCGCGATCGTCGACAAGACCTACGAGGGCATCCGGATCACGGCACCGAACGGCCTGCACGGCGCGGACATCGAGCTGCCTTACCCGAGCGTCGGCGCGACCGAGCAGGTCCTGCTCACCGCCGTGCGCGCGAAGGGTGTGACCGAGCTGCGCAACGCCGCGATCGAGCCCGAGATCATGGATCTCATCGCCGTCCTGCAGAAGATGGGCGCGATCATCTCCTACGAGCCCAACCGGGTGATCCTGATCGAGGGCGTGGAGAGCCTGCGCGGGTACGACCATCGCTGCATCTTCGACCGCAACGAGGCAGCGTCGTGGGCGTGCGCCGCGCTCGCGACCGACGGCGACATCTACGTCGGCGGCGCGAAGCAGCAGGAGATGCTGACGTTCCTCAACGTGTACCGCAAGGCAGGCGGCGAGTTCGACGTGCACGAGGACGGCATCCGGTTCCGCCGGGGAAGCGCGCTCAAGCCGGTCGTCGTCGAGACGGACGTACATCCCGGCTTCATGACGGACTGGCAGCAGCCCCTCATCGTGGCGCTCACCCAGGCGCCCGGCACGTCGATCGTGCACGAGACCGTGTACGAGAACCGTCTCGGATTCACCGAGGCCCTCGTGCAGATGGGCGCGGACATCGTGGTGCATCCGCAGGGGATCGACAGCCCCGACCGCCGCGTGCCGCGTCGCGCGCTCGAACAGGCAGCGGTGATCAACGGCCCGACCCCGTTGCACGGCGCCGATGTCGTGGTGCCCGACCTGCGGGGCGGGTACAGCTACCTGATCGCGGCTCTGGCGGCCGAAGGCGAGTCCGTCGTCCGCAACGTCGGCATCATCCGCCGCGGCTACGAGAAGCTCTTCACGAAGCTCGACGCCTTGGGCGCCGATTTCGACGTCATCGGCTGA
- a CDS encoding DUF3515 domain-containing protein, translating to MSHRSAALVSVALVTLLGVALSGCASTVSLEAAPEANTPECADVTVRMPDTVDGQERRWTDAQATGAWGDPAAVILTCGLEAPGPSTLRCITIGGVDWLVDESEAPRFRLTTYGRTPAVELFVDNEVVSPNNVLSDLSGAVGQLPKDRECIAPESADPEAQG from the coding sequence GTGTCCCACCGATCCGCTGCCCTCGTGTCCGTAGCGCTGGTCACCCTGCTCGGCGTGGCGCTGTCTGGCTGCGCCTCGACGGTGTCGCTGGAGGCCGCTCCCGAGGCGAACACGCCGGAGTGCGCGGACGTCACCGTGCGGATGCCCGACACCGTGGACGGCCAGGAGCGCCGCTGGACGGACGCGCAGGCGACCGGGGCGTGGGGCGATCCGGCCGCGGTGATCCTGACGTGCGGGCTCGAAGCACCCGGCCCGTCCACCCTCCGCTGCATCACGATCGGGGGTGTGGACTGGCTCGTCGATGAGAGCGAGGCGCCGCGCTTCCGACTCACCACGTATGGGCGGACGCCGGCTGTCGAGCTGTTCGTCGACAACGAGGTCGTCTCGCCCAACAACGTGCTGTCGGATCTCTCCGGAGCCGTCGGTCAGCTGCCCAAGGATCGCGAATGCATCGCTCCCGAGTCGGCGGATCCTGAAGCGCAGGGTTAG
- the rsmD gene encoding 16S rRNA (guanine(966)-N(2))-methyltransferase RsmD, producing MPRIIAGRAGSIVLDVADSGTRPTSDRVRESLFGALESADALRGAAVLDLYAGSGALGLEAVSRGAASADLVEKSPQAAAIVQRNAAKVGKSVGRDVAITVHRNAVATFLGGPRGPYDLVFLDPPYELSEADLTHALSLLVPSLSAEATVVVERAARAPQPLLPPGLRHERSKRYGDTVLWWATPVG from the coding sequence GTGCCACGGATCATTGCAGGACGTGCCGGATCGATCGTGCTCGACGTCGCCGACAGCGGAACCCGTCCCACGAGCGATCGGGTCCGAGAGTCGCTGTTCGGTGCCCTCGAATCCGCCGACGCGCTGCGAGGTGCCGCGGTGCTGGACCTGTACGCGGGATCGGGGGCGCTGGGACTTGAGGCGGTGAGCAGGGGCGCGGCATCCGCGGATCTCGTCGAGAAGTCGCCGCAGGCCGCGGCGATCGTGCAGCGCAATGCGGCGAAGGTCGGCAAGTCCGTCGGGCGCGACGTCGCGATCACGGTGCACCGCAATGCGGTGGCGACCTTCCTCGGCGGGCCGCGCGGACCGTACGATCTCGTGTTCCTCGACCCGCCCTACGAGCTGTCCGAGGCGGACTTGACACATGCGCTCTCTTTACTCGTCCCCTCACTGTCGGCGGAGGCCACCGTCGTGGTCGAGCGGGCCGCTCGCGCCCCGCAACCGCTGTTGCCGCCCGGGCTGCGCCACGAGCGTTCCAAGAGGTACGGCGACACCGTCCTGTGGTGGGCGACGCCGGTCGGCTGA
- the thiL gene encoding thiamine-phosphate kinase — protein sequence MSSRADERTVGELSEAAVLARILERIGPSRALVGPGDDAAVVSAPDGRVVATTDTLVHGPDFRLAWSNGFDLGWKAAAVNLADIAGMGARPTALLVALAMPGSTTVAFVERFAEGLCAACEALAPGCTIEGGDLTVSNTLTIAVTALGSLDGRQPVLRGGARAGDVIAVAGALGLAGRGLGILFDRFRDASGEAVPVDADLLDDAERDALRAQLAPTPPIALGPVAADAGATALMDVSDGLLLDASRMAAASEVSIGIDFAALGPDPQTALTGGEDHALLAAFPDSDPLPSGFRAIGRVLPAGPHRVLVDGRAHDGRAGWDPYRDWDAHRG from the coding sequence ATGAGCTCGCGCGCGGACGAACGGACGGTCGGTGAGCTCAGCGAGGCGGCGGTCCTTGCGAGGATCCTCGAGCGGATCGGGCCGTCGCGCGCCCTGGTCGGTCCCGGAGACGACGCCGCCGTCGTGTCCGCACCCGATGGGCGGGTCGTGGCGACCACCGACACCCTCGTCCACGGCCCGGACTTCCGGCTCGCGTGGTCGAACGGGTTCGACCTCGGGTGGAAGGCGGCGGCGGTCAATCTCGCCGACATCGCGGGAATGGGCGCGAGGCCCACGGCGCTGCTCGTCGCCCTCGCGATGCCGGGCAGCACCACCGTCGCTTTCGTCGAGCGGTTCGCGGAGGGGCTGTGCGCCGCGTGCGAGGCGCTCGCACCGGGCTGCACGATCGAAGGGGGCGATCTCACGGTCTCAAACACGCTCACGATCGCCGTCACGGCGCTCGGCAGCCTCGACGGGAGACAACCTGTGCTCCGCGGCGGCGCACGCGCGGGCGATGTGATCGCCGTGGCCGGCGCGCTCGGACTCGCCGGACGCGGGCTCGGCATCCTGTTCGATCGTTTCCGCGACGCCTCCGGTGAGGCGGTCCCCGTCGACGCCGACCTCCTCGACGACGCCGAGCGCGACGCGCTCCGCGCGCAGCTGGCGCCGACGCCGCCGATCGCCCTCGGGCCGGTTGCGGCGGACGCGGGGGCGACGGCCCTTATGGACGTCTCGGACGGACTCCTGCTGGACGCATCGCGCATGGCCGCGGCATCCGAGGTATCGATCGGGATCGACTTCGCAGCGCTCGGACCCGATCCTCAGACGGCCCTCACCGGAGGCGAGGACCACGCGCTGCTCGCGGCCTTCCCGGATTCCGATCCGCTGCCCTCCGGCTTCCGGGCGATCGGACGCGTCCTGCCAGCGGGCCCGCATCGGGTGCTCGTGGACGGCAGAGCCCACGACGGTCGCGCCGGGTGGGATCCCTACCGGGACTGGGACGCCCACCGCGGCTGA
- a CDS encoding lysophospholipid acyltransferase family protein gives MATASPRTPGARTPRRSTERTRPSVFWPLSWVVVPLTAIFAKIEIIDGHKLPQEGAYVLAPSHSTEFDPLIVAVAVWRMGRAPRFMAKESLFKVPVLGWALRATGMVPVARSSSASAARQTIEASEILVEHGRGVIVYPEGTLTRDPDLWPMRGKTGAVRLALADGIPLIPMAHWGAQDILPRYGRLSFWPLRRPVQVIVGDPVDLGEYAGKGTQPAALVAGTDRLMNAIAQLLSQLRGVPAPAKRWNPSEHGQKETGRLEP, from the coding sequence GTGGCCACCGCCTCACCCCGCACTCCGGGCGCGCGCACGCCCCGACGCAGCACGGAGCGAACCCGCCCGAGCGTGTTCTGGCCGCTCTCCTGGGTCGTCGTGCCGCTGACCGCAATTTTCGCCAAGATCGAGATCATCGACGGTCACAAGCTCCCGCAGGAGGGCGCGTACGTCCTCGCGCCGAGCCATTCGACGGAGTTCGACCCGCTCATCGTCGCCGTCGCCGTGTGGCGGATGGGGCGCGCACCGCGCTTCATGGCTAAGGAGAGCCTCTTCAAGGTTCCGGTGCTCGGATGGGCGCTGCGGGCGACCGGCATGGTCCCCGTCGCCCGTTCCTCCTCGGCATCCGCCGCACGCCAGACGATCGAGGCGTCCGAGATCCTGGTCGAGCACGGCCGGGGGGTCATCGTCTACCCCGAAGGCACTCTGACGCGCGATCCGGACCTGTGGCCGATGCGGGGGAAGACCGGTGCGGTGCGCCTGGCCCTCGCGGACGGCATCCCGCTCATCCCGATGGCGCACTGGGGAGCCCAGGACATCCTGCCGCGGTACGGCAGGCTGAGCTTCTGGCCGTTGCGGCGGCCCGTGCAGGTCATCGTCGGCGATCCGGTCGACCTCGGTGAGTATGCCGGGAAGGGGACGCAGCCGGCCGCCCTCGTAGCCGGAACCGACCGCCTGATGAATGCGATCGCCCAGCTGCTCTCGCAGTTGCGTGGCGTTCCCGCTCCCGCGAAGCGCTGGAACCCCAGCGAGCACGGGCAGAAGGAGACGGGTCGCCTTGAGCCGTAG
- a CDS encoding NAD(P)H-dependent glycerol-3-phosphate dehydrogenase, with the protein MIGAGSWGTTFGKILADGGAHVTMWARRPELANEIHEAKRNSEYLPGINLPRDMHATHHLSEALDGAEQIYLSIPSQALRENLKAVRPLVTGTDAPIVSLMKGVERRSGLRMSQVIEQELHCDPARIAVASGPNLALEIAREQPTAAVISSISQETADAVARRARNRYFRTFVNTDVIGTEFGGVLKNLIAVAIGIVDGVGYGENTKASIITRGLVEMSDFAVAQGAEVETLQGLAGLGDLIATCQSPLSRNNTAGRLLGQGYSFQDVVKQMNQTAEGLASVAPVLQLAREAGIQMPIVEQVKMVLDGTMDPREIAPHLTTDDDEPQGERTQNGQAGGGGALWRSLQRTLDQFRNGGRRSPRDSA; encoded by the coding sequence GTGATCGGCGCAGGCAGCTGGGGGACGACGTTCGGCAAGATCCTCGCGGACGGCGGTGCGCACGTCACGATGTGGGCACGTCGACCCGAGCTCGCGAATGAGATCCACGAGGCCAAGCGCAACAGCGAGTACCTCCCGGGGATCAACCTGCCGCGCGACATGCACGCGACGCATCATCTGTCGGAAGCGCTCGACGGCGCCGAGCAGATCTATCTGTCCATCCCGAGCCAGGCGCTGCGGGAGAACCTCAAGGCGGTCCGTCCGCTCGTGACGGGCACGGACGCGCCGATCGTCTCGCTCATGAAGGGCGTCGAGCGGCGCTCCGGCCTGCGCATGAGTCAGGTCATCGAGCAGGAGCTGCACTGCGACCCGGCGCGCATCGCCGTGGCCTCAGGGCCCAACCTCGCGCTTGAGATCGCCCGCGAGCAGCCGACGGCGGCGGTGATCTCCTCGATCAGCCAGGAGACCGCCGATGCTGTCGCCCGCCGTGCGCGCAACCGCTACTTCCGCACGTTCGTGAACACGGACGTGATCGGCACCGAGTTCGGCGGAGTGCTCAAGAACCTGATCGCCGTGGCGATCGGGATCGTCGACGGCGTCGGATACGGGGAGAACACGAAGGCCTCGATCATCACGCGCGGTCTCGTGGAGATGAGCGATTTCGCGGTCGCCCAAGGCGCGGAGGTGGAGACGCTGCAGGGCCTCGCGGGCCTCGGCGACCTCATCGCGACGTGCCAGTCGCCGCTCAGCCGGAACAACACGGCGGGCCGACTTCTCGGCCAGGGCTACAGCTTCCAGGACGTCGTGAAGCAGATGAACCAGACCGCCGAAGGCCTGGCTTCGGTCGCGCCGGTGCTGCAGCTCGCCCGCGAGGCCGGCATCCAGATGCCGATCGTCGAGCAGGTGAAGATGGTGCTGGACGGAACGATGGACCCGCGTGAGATCGCACCACACCTCACGACGGATGACGATGAGCCCCAGGGCGAAAGGACGCAGAATGGACAGGCCGGCGGTGGTGGTGCTCTTTGGAGGTCGCTCCAGCGAACACTCGATCAGTTCCGCAACGGCGGGCGGCGTTCTCCGCGCGATTCCGCGTGA